DNA from Thunnus maccoyii chromosome 21, fThuMac1.1, whole genome shotgun sequence:
ATAgctgaaaaaactgaatttaacacatgtaaaagtagttaaaaccagcaaaaccataactttaAAAGCGCGCTTTGCGACATTATAACAACAAtgtaattatctatgataatgaATCAAAGGTTGTTTGGCAGACAATCACAGGGGATGACAGAGTGAAGCTAAGAGGTAGTGATTATGGAAGAGGTAGGAGACTTAACGGGACTTGTTTTTGTCTGCATGCAGATGGCACACTGTTTGTAACGAGATCCTATGGGATGCACTATTCATAAgggacagatgtgtgtgtgcatgtatgagACAGAGATACACAGAGAATATGAGTACACTTTACATCTGGACTTGtgtcaaaaagtcaaaattgtGTGTGACAGTAAATGTCTGTGCGATGTGCACGTGAGTCACAGCTGGGTCGGTGTGCAGTCAATGACAGCCAGGCGgctaaaaatggaaaagatgacACACCCGCCATGATGCAGACATAATTGCATAAAAGATTTGATTCATCAGTGAGCAAACATGTGGTTTGGTTGGGACTTCGGCTCTGTCTCCTGTTCGGCCCTTAGGATTAATTTCTCTGCATTCAttggatttatttttacagcCTTAATAATATTGGATTCATGACATCATTTTCATTGTTAGGGGTCCAAGCACTAACAGTGTTGGAACCCTATTTCTTTTGGTCTGGCTTTTATCATTAATATTCTTTTTCTGCTGACAAAAGTGATTGTCAAAGGTGGAAAAGTCAACTTTTCACAATAGAGATTAGATTGTTCGAACttgaagcacaaaaacaaaaacaaaaacaggtcaACCATTTGGGGGCGCTGTTATAAAGACAAATGAGTTTTTGCTTCCAACTTACAAATCATACATTGAAAATTcaaatactttatatacatgCTTTACTTACATCAAGCTGCATCTCCTGATACAGGACACGCTCATTCCTACCTGTAATTTTTGTTCCGCAattttttccaaaatatgtaaaaacctTCATTTTATACTTTGTTTGCTAGCCAAATGACTGTCATTTTTAGAACAAAACTGTATCTCATCAATTGATCTTccaaattacacaaaatttaGTAAGCATATCCATTACGAGCTGCAGATTTACTTTGCTAAATTTGGTGTACATCCAACTATTTACATTTGCACtgcaatacatttttcaaatttcacCCGTTTTTGTAAAGCATATCCTCCATCTGCTCCAGAAACAGCGCATCAAATTTGATGCAAATCTGCCAAACAGTGGGGCAAACATATGAGATTTATAACTCTTCATTTTGTGGTTTCATGTTGCCCTCTGGTGTCAGTGTTTGCACAGGTCTTTCTTTGACTACGCGGCCACTGCACCTGCACCTGAGTATTAGCACAGACTGATGAGATAATTGAGCTCCATGTTATTTTTGCTGCATAATACATGGTGACATAACAATTGAGAGGTGTAAATTGCTTTAAGTGGCACAACGGGATCAGTCatttgttacagtgttacaatttcatttagcagacgctaATGTGTAAcgcatttgtatttgtaacgTGTCAAATGTAAAGGTTACAGGATGAAACACTGAGGAGACACTGAAAAGAAACACTACATCATTGGCACCCTATAGTCATACCTCCTGCCTTTTCTCGTTTATATCTATATGCtatggttctgtcccagtctggctctatgttcctccaccagtccaccagatgtcCTCAGGCTTTTCTGCCTATTTAAGACTGGACTGAGTGGACAGAGTTATATTTGAGGACCACTTAAGAAATTTGCTTTCTACATTGACTCTCGTTGGAACCAAGTGCTAATGTGAGCTGAAACACTAGTTATGTTATTCAGAGCTGCAGTTGTCTTTTATTTGGATTTATGTTGTTACATGCAGCCTTAATATGCAAGACACTCCGCTTTACAGACTGATTTActcatgtttttgtcaacagCAATATATGCTGAAGTTTATTTTGCTATGTGTGCTTGTTCTGACTTGTGCACTTATAGAAGTGGTGTTCATGTGAGTTCTTGGACAGTTTGATGATGGTTATattgttttctggttttctgtttgcaatGTGTTTCCCTTCTGTGTTCCTGTGCTCCACACCTGCTCTGCATCAGTCTTGTTAATCCTGCCATGTGTCTTACCcaaccaatcagctcccagcctgtcCTTGTGTCTTACCACCTGTcccttgttgtttcattagtttagtttgtatttaagtcctggtttttagttcagttttgttggatcctttgttcagttttacttttcCTGCACTTGAGCCAGAATAAAGACGCTTTTCTTCAGCTTTGCTCTGCCTGTggtctcctgcatttgggtccacctgctctgctccacaTAACACATTGAACATGAGAAAACTGATTGTAAAACattattcaactttttttggTTCAACAAATGCATTTTGCATCAttgctggaaaaggctggattTCCACTAAAGGTGTTTTTTCCCCTATGTTTGACTTTTctgactgtaaaataaaaacaacttttgtaGTAGTTGATCTATCAAGGTGTAAATCAAAGATTACGTTGTGGTCTCCCACAGCAATTACATTTGTGATGGAAAGGTCAGGTAACATGTCAAAAGTCTTGAGGGAGAGGGCTGTGTCATCAAAGTTCGGACCATAAATGATTAGCACCTTTACCTGAGCAGAGTAGATACCCTGTTACTATGATAAACCATGCTTTTGGGTCACTTATCGTGGAGATGTGTTtgaaaggtatgtttttcttaaTACCAATCGCAAACTCAAACTCTGTGAGCTTTTGCTGGCAATGTGGATTGGAGATCtgccctgctgcagctccaccaATTTCACTCCGATGGTCTGATATGAGTCTCTTGAAGGAACTTTAGTTCACTTAATTGCATGACCGAGGCTGTGGACATTCCAACTAACCAAAGTGACACCACTGTGCGGAGCATCATCCCCGAGTACCATAAAGAAGTGCAAATTGTATTACATAAGCAGTGACATAGTAATTTGGcccaaatgaaaaaacatgaaaaccacCAGGACAAGAACATGCATGGAACTATTACTTACCGACCCCGACATCCACTTCCCCAAACTAAGTGAGAAAAAATACCCAATGATACTGTCAACAGGCGTTGCTTCAACAACTTAGCTAGGTTAGCCAAAAGGCTAGCTAATTGCTTTGCAGTGACACTTCTAACTGCTAACTACAAACTTAGCTAGCATCCCCtctgataaacaaacaaatattgatATGGTCAGTAACTTTACAATTCAAGTTAGCAGAAACACAACCTACAAAGTCGGCCTCTGAAATGAAAGAGTTAAGGCACAGGGGTTAAACTTTACAGTATTGACCTACCCAACAAGTGCAAGTCCACGTCCATGGCTCAGAGTTAGCTATCATAGCTGGCATGAGGTGTGCCTTAAATCACATACTTCtatacttacacttaacattttgagtgtataagtgcgttcacactgagaagtatggaaaaatgcagtgtACTGTGAGTAGtcggatggtgcactcaaaacggtcaaaaagttgagtgtggaactatggacacttctcgcccttaatggtcgccatcttggctacgtagcggaaggggagggaccacttttcaaactggaaatggcggctGAGGATGTTGTAATGGTGAACATCGCTGCATTATACAAATctaagttatacatgtgtttctctagcactaagcaccactatactgttgtcggatctaagccatcagtatgtttattaggttaatttagcagtctgtaatgatttggtagcgcaAATGCTAACACTAGCTAATTCTTATTGGCGATCGTCATTTCCAGTAAGTGCACAACAGCTGTGTTTGATTCGAGACAATactaccctgtcaaaattcgagcactacgccagtaagtatatagtgtatacagtgtactacatgaaagtgtactaacagaagtatgtgatttgagacacagccaGCCATCCTCACTGGGCAGGCAGATTGTCCACAAATAACTTGGCCTCCTCTGAGGTGTTGAATATTGACATACCAGTGCCCTGTGTAACTTGAAGGCGTGCAGGGTAGAGAATTCGAGTTTGCAGTCCAGCCTCCTTGAGGTTCTTCCTCACATCCCTAAAGAGTTGGTGCTGTTTCATTAGCTCTGCCGGGAGGTGAGGGAAAATGTGAATCCATTTTCCCTTGTAGCTCAGTGGGTATTGGTGTCGTGCCAGCCGCGTTATCAGTTCCTTCAGTCGAATGCTGTGGATCCTGGCTATCATGACTCGAGGGCGGGCAGGGTCCATAGATGGCCAGTCTGTGTGCCTGGTCAACCTCTGTTGGAGTAGGGAAATGTTCTGCGCCCAGTAAATCACAAATAAAGTTGGCAAGGAATTCCATAGGACGGCcacctttgtttttttctggcaaACCCACCACTTTCATCTTCTTGAGGTCGTTCACTTTGTCCTGAAGCGATTTGTTAGCAGCTTCTATCTGTAGCCACTGCTGCTCTAGTTGGGTTGGCCAACTGTCATGGTCACTGCTAGCCTCTTCCACACTGGAGATCTGTGGGTGGCTTGAAGGGACACCTCCAGTGTGTTGTAGGGGTGGAACCAAatccaaatctgttttttggaaaaacacaaatagtggggttttacAATTacttattttgtacaaatatattgaaaattaaaaaacgTAAAAAAACGTCAAATAACAGCGCACAGGTCAGGACTCATAATGTAGTGAGGTTACATCTCTGTCTCAGTGCTGGCTGTCTCTGTGTCAAGGATGTATAAGTGGCTGAAGGTCTTTATGTCTGGTGGAGCTGAGACCTGGCTCAGTGATCAGTGCAGTCATCTGCACTGACCACTGAGTGTTTGAGACCCATGTGGGAACCCTCCCCCGCTACAatagtttattgaagaacaTCTATTTCAACACTTTAACATCCTAAAATTAgaagtgcaataaaaacaaatgttgttacgcctatttccacttttacgcgaatacaaatatgaatcTAGAtaatttgctgcctcaacaaatacagatacaaatacaaataatgggctctctgcacattcctAGTCTGTTGAAAAAGTCTTCCATCTTTTTGCTCATGTTGTCAATGGCTGCAAGAATGACAGGTGTTTCAGGGTTTGTATCTGCCGTTAGCATGGTGAGCTCCGATGCCCTGCCGCAAGGCTAATCCTCACATAGTGAAGGTTCTGTGTCTTCATTAGTGGTTTTCTTAATGGTGGTTTGCTTTCTAGATGACTTGTTTGTAGCCATTTTGTGCCTACACGGTTACAATGATGAGGAATACAAACTTTAAAGTGGTGGCCGTACTGTAAAGAATGTTACATTTCTTGAATCGTGATTTATCGGAAGGGAACTCTAGGAAAGTATGTCTACACCACCACATGCACTCTAGTTTCCCCGGAGCCCATTCCGTTGATTGGTTAGCTTCAGGAAGCTGTATCACAGCTGACTTCCAGCTGCTCGGGAGGCTACGCCAACAAATTGTGAAACAAACTAgagtagtaggatttcactccTCAGATATATCTATACATGTTCGAGCtggaatctgatctgaaatataaGGGTGGacaaaacatggaaaaacctttAGCCTTTCCATTAAGGCTCCCAACACAATATAGGAAGTCCCATAATCTTTCCACAATGTCCTGCACATCTCTGTGAAAACAATTTTGAAGCTGTTGAATTCAACCTCTGGCTCAGATCGATGAAGCATTGTGTGAGGATTTGTGCAAGATAAACaggcacaataacaacaacaataccaaatcataaaaactaaaaacagacaTGGAAGAATTTAGGTGCACTTCTTTATCCCTCTCTCACATCAGGTAAACAAGCACAGTGAATTCCCCCTCATTCTGCCTTGAGATGTTCACAGGTCTTACATACCATATCCTCCTCCAATGCTACCTACACTGTAGGTATTTATGTTGGAGCTGCAGTAATCACCACCATAATCTGTTGCATCAAGTATAAATCTTGTCTCAGTTTGCTGTACCTGTATGTCACACAATATTGAAATGACAATTTATATGGGAATTTTGAGTAATAACCAATAACTGCTTATGTGAGAGAGCTACTGGATATCTGTAGTTATTAAAGTTTGTCAAAAACACTAATGTCATATACATTTGTTATAAATGCCTCACAGagattaaatacaattttattttacaaaaaggaTCATTATTCAGAATGCAAGAGTTCCCATATGACATCATGTATGGGTCATTCTGTGTCAAATCAGACAGAATCCCAGAAAGTGGTTGTGGCACCATCTCAGATTTTGTTCAAAGTTTGTCCATGTAACATTTGGATCCCAAACCTAAGGCCTGTAAAATAATTTCGTTCAatgtcaatgtttttatattacttttacttactttttttcttcgtttttacatgcaaaaacatcTTATCTGAGAAGCCATGTTTGGGCATTAATATCTCAACATTctaactttattttatattattttattttattttattttattttatttctttgactgcgaagcactttgtaattttattttattttattttatttctttgactgtgaagcactttgtaattttattttattttattttatttctttgactgtgaagcactttgtaactggtgcttatgaaaggtgctatataaataaactttgcttgcttgcttaaAGTATTATACCTAGCCTCACCAAACTTTGTAGGATGGAAGACAAACATGTTCTCAGTATGACTGAACCATTAAAAATTGTACTGCATGTATTGATTTTCTATAAGGCCctagatttggaaaaaaaaaagtgcaaaattccCAAATGAGTGATATTGTGGGTATCAatgattataattaaaattttattaattttgttgtTATGGTACCTGAAGATTCCCtagtgtttccctgttttttCCCTTCCCTGTGTTCCCAGTGctcccctgtctctctctctgtgtttatgttttgtgtgggtgtgtgtgtgttggcctgGGCGTGGCTCTCCTGGCTCCCAGCTCTACACTCTTGTCTGCAATCAGCTCATCACCTCTCCCAGTCTGCTCACCTGCCTCTCATGAGCTTGCAGTATATCTACCCCGGCTCTACTCCAGTGGTAGCTTACACGTCAGGCCTCTCATTTGTATATGGTGATTTCTCCAAGTTTGGTATCATTGCTAACTGCCAGTCCTCTGCCTCAGCCCGCTTCATGCCCACTCCATCCACCTCCATTCCCCACTTCCCTGGAAATAAAGCCttatttcattcactttcaCTCTAGTCTGTGTCTGCGTTTGGGTTCACATTGCAAACCACAACATTTGTGCCAATATTTGAGGTCTCTACCACTAATGGACATGAAGACATTAAGAATAAAACAAGGCATGGTAGCGTTTTCATTTTCATAGGACCAAAACAGTATGTGAGGTAACTGGTAggaacatgaaaatgtatgtggaAATAGATTAATGTATGGTCATTTAGTGTACAAAGTGCCAATGTCATTCCATGTTCCCTTCATAGATAAATACACATAGTTAAAGGCATCGTTTAAccctaggaaaaaaaaatgtccataatgAAGCAGGGTCTTCCCTTATTATCTGTACTTATTTACATCCCATCGTCTGATTTATGGAGtaaagaaatacatattttactgtaggtcattaataaataattaataaacacatcCAACCTTTTATGTGGAAACACATTTAGATACTCCCACTAGAGCTGGAGAGGGCAATTTAGGATACCACTTATTCCTCCTTTATACCAGAggttttatcaaaatattttactaCTAGTCAATATCCAGGACCTTACCGGAGACACAATTCCCATCTCAAATTCCAAGGAACatactgaaaacatatttatccTTTATCTCTTACAATTCCTATGACACAAAAATTCAATAATCATGGAGATactgaagcaaaaaaaatgtaaatgaaatggatgtttttctgccatAGGTAAAATATCTCTCAAATCTGTGTCTATTTTTGtatgaaggaaaaaaggaaggacATTGGTGCTTTGTACCCTTAATACCCatacatgtacatttttatgttccTACTAGCTACCTCACATACCATTTGGAAATGATCAAAATATGCTACCACaccttgttttattcataatatcTTCATGTCCATTGCTGGTAGAGACCTCAaatattggcacaaaattaACAGAAGATTGTAGTtgcagaaaaaataatgattgataTCATATTGGTGCAAAAATGTGGGTTTGTGGTACCCTCAATATCCTGTGGTACACTCTTTTAggaattttgcacttttttccaaatcaagggccttataaaaataaaatggcatGCAGTACATTTATTGCAAACAGAACACATTTGTCTTCCATTCTACAAAGTTTGGTGAGGCTAGGAACAATACTTTTCAAGATATTAATGCCTAAACATGGCTTCCCAAATAAGGCGTTTTTGAGGCTATAAGAATTCATCAAGGGCcgacaaaatatgaaaacataggATTTGAGCAGAAATATTTTACAGGCCTTGGTTTTGGGACCCATTCATGATATAGAGAAGATGTGAACAAAATCTGAGATGGTGCTGTAACATCCATATCTGATTTGATACGGAATGACCCTTATAACAGTAGCAgtgaaacaaagaaatacactgCATATCTACATAACGCTTAaactaaaagttttttttatgctgcatCCATTTTGCTGTCAAATGATTATTTAGAATCTCTataaattttgtgttttctttcatttttacattgtgatgtAATAGTGAGCTAGATTAGATTggattattaatttaatttgcttCAGGGTATTACACTTCTGacaaaaatgttactttatttcttttgatttcCCTGCTGAACCAATAACATACTAATATGGACCCTAAAACCAAAGCACATACCAAACCATGAATGGAAAAACCATGAACCATGAAATGAATACTGTTACATCTCTACCAGGAGGTCCAATCTCTTCACCTCCCTTTGTAAACTATGCTCTGTGGATTGTTTTGTccctgttttttatttgtgcaaaatGCAATGTTTTTGCCTCTTATCACCACCTTTGCTGTTTTCCAGAGGGTGCAAGTTGATATTTCTGGAGTGCTGTTGGTCTTTGTGATTGGAATATTGAGGTGTTGAATTGCCATCTAGCAGGGGGTCAGGGTTTCCCCATTCAGTTTCGGAGAGATTTGTTTCTCTAGGGGAGGTGAGTTATTGTATTTACCTGCCCTGTATGTGGGTAATTTTTTACCCCCTTGCCTGTAATAATTAGAGCTGCGATCACCTTCTGTTTTTCACTGAATGCACTGGTGGGCTGAAAAAGTGATACTGTTTTGGCAAACTGAAGCCATTGAAAGCATAATGAATTAGTTATTAGTAGTTCTGTTTAGTGGATCAGAGCAGATTAGAGGGGGGCATGTGGTGGTGGAGACATGTTGATATGGATGTTAATGGATGGTTCcatttacagcttcactagcttgttgtgctacatgtCACAACtttttgactttgtactgaagttctttgtgaaatgtataatgtagcacaaagtcaaaaGATTGTGTTATGAAGTACAACAAGCTAgatattgtgtaaaacaaattcagTGTGATTtagcaaacagaaaaatagctttacatttaacatttcttaATTGAAACAATAgataaagacataaagaaataataagAGACCAGGAACAGGATAAGTTTGGGTTTTTTCAAGTCTTCcttaatacaatactgataTGCTAATATGTACGTGGAAATGGGTCTTGGTCACTCTACTGTCCATCATGTTCAAAATCAACTGTCAATGCTCCTTTCTGTTATTGAATGGGAGagcagcatttttcatttttagaaaaaacaaTGCTGTATCTCACCAATAGATACACCAAAATTGCAAAAGCACATCCAGCACGAGATGCAGATTGACCATGCAGAACACCCAAAGAAGGGTGCTGTATTAACTCACAAATTTCAAGTTTCACTATATTTGGTATGCAACTCCAATATGGGCTCAAAATTCAGTGTGGGAAATTTGATGCAAATCTGACCATAGGTGGCGCTGCAGcaagttttcaaaaaaaaaatatagatgaaGAATTCCTCCTGGTTTACAAATAACTGCTCCAAATGATGCAATATTCGAGAGCACATACAGGATCCACTAAGGTATTGTCATGTCAGTTTAGGTTAAAATCTAATCATGTTTCATatcaaaaatattaatttaaaaataggaCCCCTGTTGCCCTCTGGTGGAGTACCTGTGTCTGCACAGGAAAGGAGGACCTCTTTTCAGGAGGTCACTGAGGTTTCATTATATTGTATGTACTGGTGTTTAGCTAAGGCTGGTAAGAGACTGACTCCTTGCATAGGTTTGCACATTCTATTGTGTTATAATGCCCCAGCCAACTAGTTCCATAATATTATTCTCAATTGAGCTCAACAACTCATTTTTGCTGCATAATACATGGAGACATTAAACCTGAGAGTTGCAAAGTACTGTAAGTGGAGGCAGGCAGGCTTACACTCATGCAAGGAGCAATTTATGACGCACTTCTATCTCCcctaaaatattaataaatggaTAAGCAAGGATGCAACGTGTCCTTTATGTTCAGGTATATCTTCACTTTGGCACGTTCTATCAGCCTGTGTCAAGGGTGATACACCTGGAGACATAACCAGGTGCTGGAATGTCTATCGGCATCAAGCATGTGTCTCATTTCTTCGCTGGATGAACAAACTATAGTAATTAAGAAATCGATTcaaaatatttcaagaaaagCCTGTTTGGGCTACCGAAGCTACTGTACAGGGGAAAACTGGAGATCAATCACTAGAGTCAAACTGTGTGTAAACCACCTCATGTTGTACTGAGCTGCACTGATGAATAAAGTGAAAGAGGCATTTACACTGAAAGCAATTtccaaaaaatcattttatcataCTATCTTGGAGTTGTCTCTTCTAAggtttcttttattatttcctcTTATGTTTCAACAGTTTGTTGGGAACTTTTTCCTTGTCTTCTTAAAGATCTTGGGATGGTTTGGGAACCATTGCTGCATGTGATATTTGGCTGtacaaataaattacaattagacttcatttgatttaatattACCCTCTGTCCTTGCTCTGTGTCAAATAAATCCATGCAGAAAATGCCTAATATACTTGTACCCTGTATGTCAGAGGTTGTAGTTTATCACAGTGACAAAAGTGCAAACTCAGTGATGGTTTCTCTATGTGCCAAAACAAAGAGACTACTTTCACCTCTATCTTTGGCTtgatctgttgtttgttttgtgtttttatttttatgtattttttttaactattttctattgcttttatgtttttgactATACATTGTTGTCCTCTGTCAGCGGTACATTCCTGTGTGTTTCCTATGTGATTAATTTAACAAAACCatcccaactcaaggtccatttactaGTTTTTCCCAAAGATTTTCCAAAGAATTTCCAAAGCAATGGCTTGGCTTGGCCTgttataagtgtgtgtgtgcatgttaaccATGTGATTTGGTTAAAGTTTTGGAAAAAGCTGGTAAGTGCATCTTGGATTGGAACTGTTTCTATTTCCAAAGTCAAGACTGAACTTAAGTGTTTAATGTCTGGCTGCAAAGCAAATTTTCTTTAGGACAACAACAGAGTTGCAGTTGAAAAGGTGAgaaatttataatatatttctTGATCCACATTTACTTAAACAAAGTGTATAGATATAGATGTTCAGGCatgaaaaaaactttttcccaGTTTGAGTCCACCTAAAGCTACAGTATGATGCTGGTGCTTACAATAGCAGGTTTTGAAAGAGGGGTACTGTAAGAGGAAACTGAAAGTGGATATAAACAACCACTTACTGAGGATCAATGGGGCAGCTGGGGTTTGGAATTACACAAACCTTCTCCATGTTTCCAAATTCACTGCGGCCTGCCCTCCGGTTGCCCTCTTGTCCTCCCTCGCGCTCTCACCCGTTCCCATCTGCCAGCCTGGAATGACAGGATACATGTTACAGTGGCTTTGCTTGCAGAATGATTGACTCACTGGCACTTTCACAGCAGTGACACCAGCAGATGCTTATTTCAATGACATTTCTGAGGAGGACATGATATTTTCTTGTCCTCCTTAGAAATGTTAAGATTAGAATCTTGATTATCAAGAGGCAAAGTAGAGTTCAGGGTTGACCGCTTTGCCTAAAGGCATCATGAAAGAAAagttctttctctcctttttacTTTACGTATttatatcaaaacaaaaaacataatgctGTGTGTGGTCTCAGGGGACCAGCATAGCTATTTATCTGCACACGTACTATGTTACTGGTTAAATACTGGTGGCAGATAACATGAAACCTGCTAATATCTTCTCTGGAGATATATTGGTGATTCAGGTTTCTCTCTTGTTGTCCTGTAAGCcctgtttctctccctctgcccttctctctcctctcccttctATCTCGCTCTCTGTTTTGagaggtctgtctgtctgaagcTTTGTCTCAGCTGCTGCCGGGGTGCGGGGTTATTTTGAGAAGTGGACAAAGAGGAATGGGATAGTTGGCATACCAGCGGggacacacacaccaccatgCACCCATCTGGCTGCAGGCACACAAGAACACGCAGTTGCACATGAGCTTATTATCATGATATGCTCAGTTTATCCCATATCTACACTCTTGTTTGATAATTGAATAGACTTAAGTGAGGGAACTGACATGAATTCCTGGCCACTGATTACAGTGTCTGAACTGTGCGACAGTGTTTCCCGTATAAATAT
Protein-coding regions in this window:
- the LOC121888570 gene encoding uncharacterized protein LOC121888570, producing MYPVIPGWQMGTDLDLVPPLQHTGGVPSSHPQISSVEEASSDHDSWPTQLEQQWLQIEAANKSLQDKVNDLKKMKVNISLLQQRLTRHTDWPSMDPARPRVMIARIHSIRLKELITRLARHQYPLSYKGKWIHIFPHLPAELMKQHQLFRDVRKNLKEAGLQTRILYPARLQVTQGTGIKAASSVERAPAPHAQLWYCYWRSRGLKCISHNHPDDNFTLAASVLSSLPEDTLYDNRVRGRLGETAGPHV